One genomic region from Halobacteriovorax vibrionivorans encodes:
- a CDS encoding ABC transporter permease has product MSSKKHTRRINKEMIIGGAILSLYILWAFGWLMTHGGSYIPESIISHELFSPFSHDYILGTDINGRSLFKVLSVGLIYTVGISLLISISSCVIGIVIGYLSAIRIKFISEIMDMLTNLIFIFPSILLAILVMSFSGQSFSGLVLCLIFTSWPGYARIARGETMRVLNLGYVESARAIGVGEFRLFYKSILPSIIPVISIHFVLGISGVIISEASLGFLGLGASEYSWGAILAMAKLVLLEAPHVVIVTSLLMTGLIISLNLFSDGLRDYLDPKLKN; this is encoded by the coding sequence ATGAGTTCTAAAAAGCATACAAGAAGAATTAATAAAGAAATGATAATTGGTGGTGCAATTTTATCTTTATATATTCTTTGGGCCTTTGGTTGGTTAATGACTCATGGTGGAAGTTATATTCCTGAAAGTATTATCTCACACGAGTTATTTTCTCCTTTTAGTCATGACTATATTTTAGGTACTGATATTAATGGTCGAAGCTTATTTAAAGTATTAAGTGTTGGCCTGATATATACAGTTGGTATCTCTTTACTGATTAGTATCAGCTCTTGCGTTATTGGAATTGTAATTGGTTATCTTTCTGCAATTAGAATAAAGTTTATTTCTGAAATAATGGATATGTTAACTAACTTAATTTTCATTTTCCCAAGTATTCTGCTAGCAATTCTTGTAATGTCTTTTTCTGGACAATCTTTCTCAGGATTAGTGCTATGTTTAATATTTACGTCTTGGCCAGGCTATGCGCGAATCGCCCGTGGTGAAACGATGAGAGTTCTTAATTTAGGTTATGTAGAAAGTGCACGTGCAATTGGTGTAGGTGAATTTCGTTTATTTTATAAGTCAATTTTACCAAGTATTATACCTGTAATTTCGATACACTTTGTCTTAGGGATAAGTGGGGTTATAATAAGTGAAGCAAGTTTAGGTTTTCTAGGCTTGGGTGCTAGCGAGTATTCTTGGGGAGCAATTTTGGCAATGGCCAAACTTGTACTACTTGAAGCGCCTCACGTTGTTATTGTTACAAGTTTACTAATGACTGGTTTAATAATTTCATTAAACCTATTTAGTGATGGTCTAAGAGATTACTTAGATCCAAAGCTTAAGAACTAA
- a CDS encoding AMP nucleosidase, with the protein MCAAKKKTASKKKATATSKKKVGKKAAKKATKKKVVKKKTSRKKTSTKSSKPSLSSAFVDELSIKSKRDTTDLGANLEMKKAALRARRIHWNEDKRKIAIDMLERYTGHDFGDFQQQIILTNFHYYVERFNALLDDHIYTQGSAFKASSSKKAKVTIIEFGVGAAMAALIGELISVIQPKAVLFLGLAGSVHPSLKVGDFVLPIASIRAEGVTEHFLPREVPALPTFKVQKFVSQILLEHGHDYRTGTIHSTDYRFWEFDDRFKERLIEQRVLAVEMETAALFVSCFVSKVNIGALLLISDCPMTKDGIKTKKSAKSVFRKYTDIHIELGIEAMADIAERGENIRHYHW; encoded by the coding sequence ATGTGCGCTGCAAAGAAAAAAACAGCTTCAAAGAAGAAAGCGACTGCTACTTCTAAGAAAAAAGTTGGCAAAAAAGCCGCTAAAAAAGCAACTAAGAAAAAAGTTGTAAAGAAAAAAACTTCACGTAAGAAAACTTCTACTAAGAGTAGTAAGCCTAGTTTATCGTCTGCATTTGTAGATGAACTATCAATAAAGTCAAAAAGGGATACTACAGATTTAGGTGCAAACCTAGAGATGAAGAAGGCTGCCCTTCGTGCCAGAAGAATTCATTGGAATGAAGACAAGCGTAAGATTGCAATTGATATGCTCGAGCGTTATACGGGCCATGATTTTGGTGATTTTCAGCAACAGATTATTCTTACGAACTTTCACTACTACGTAGAAAGATTTAATGCACTATTAGATGATCATATTTATACGCAGGGTTCTGCATTTAAGGCATCGAGTTCAAAGAAAGCCAAAGTAACAATTATTGAGTTTGGTGTTGGTGCTGCAATGGCCGCATTAATTGGTGAATTAATTTCAGTAATTCAACCGAAGGCCGTTCTGTTTTTAGGATTAGCTGGTTCAGTGCACCCATCACTTAAAGTTGGTGACTTTGTTCTACCTATTGCCTCGATTCGAGCAGAAGGTGTTACTGAGCACTTTCTTCCTAGGGAAGTTCCTGCCCTTCCAACATTTAAAGTACAAAAATTTGTTTCTCAAATATTATTAGAACATGGACACGATTACCGTACTGGAACGATCCACTCTACAGATTACCGTTTTTGGGAGTTTGATGATCGCTTCAAAGAACGATTAATCGAGCAAAGAGTTTTAGCAGTTGAAATGGAAACAGCGGCACTTTTTGTTTCTTGTTTTGTTAGTAAGGTAAATATTGGAGCACTACTTTTAATCTCCGATTGTCCAATGACTAAAGATGGTATTAAAACGAAGAAGTCTGCTAAATCAGTCTTCAGAAAGTATACAGATATTCACATTGAATTAGGGATCGAAGCTATGGCAGACATTGCTGAGCGCGGTGAGAATATCAGACATTATCATTGGTAA
- a CDS encoding rod shape-determining protein: MLKQFFNFFSNDLAIDLGTANILVYAKDRGIIVNEPSVVAVHQGYKGTGSKVLAVGAEAKQMLGRTPGSIQAIRPMRDGVIADFEVTGAMLKYFIQKSLSGSKLVKPRIIICIPFGITQVEKRAVKESAEQAGAREVYLIEEPMAAAIGAGLPITEPSGNMIVDIGGGTTEVAVISLGGIVYSQSERVAGDKFDEAIASYIKKKYSLLIGERTAEQIKMSIGNAYPFDDEVRTYEVKGRDLVAGAPKIIEVTSDEIRDALSDPIAEVVEAIKTSLEKTPPELAADIVDNGIILAGGGSLLANLDVLIKERTGLPVALAEDPLTCVVRGCGKALESIDLLKQVATLS; encoded by the coding sequence ATGTTAAAGCAATTTTTTAATTTCTTCTCAAACGATTTAGCAATTGATTTAGGGACTGCAAACATTCTAGTTTACGCAAAAGATAGAGGGATCATTGTTAATGAACCTTCAGTTGTTGCTGTTCACCAAGGATATAAGGGAACTGGATCAAAAGTTCTTGCTGTCGGTGCAGAAGCAAAGCAAATGCTTGGTCGTACACCTGGTTCAATTCAAGCGATCCGTCCAATGAGAGACGGTGTTATTGCTGACTTTGAAGTAACAGGTGCCATGCTTAAGTATTTCATCCAAAAATCACTATCAGGTTCTAAGTTAGTAAAACCTAGAATTATCATTTGTATTCCATTTGGTATTACTCAAGTTGAAAAACGCGCAGTAAAGGAATCAGCTGAGCAGGCTGGTGCAAGAGAAGTTTATCTTATTGAAGAGCCGATGGCAGCCGCAATTGGTGCAGGACTTCCAATTACTGAACCATCAGGGAATATGATTGTTGATATCGGTGGTGGTACTACTGAAGTTGCCGTTATCTCTTTAGGTGGGATTGTTTACTCACAATCAGAAAGAGTAGCAGGTGATAAATTTGATGAGGCAATTGCTTCATACATTAAGAAAAAGTATTCATTATTAATTGGTGAAAGAACTGCAGAGCAAATCAAAATGTCGATTGGTAATGCATATCCTTTTGATGATGAAGTAAGAACATATGAAGTTAAGGGGCGTGACCTTGTCGCTGGAGCTCCGAAAATTATTGAGGTAACTTCGGATGAGATTAGAGATGCACTTTCTGATCCTATTGCTGAAGTTGTTGAAGCAATTAAAACTTCATTAGAGAAAACACCTCCTGAGCTTGCAGCTGATATCGTTGATAACGGAATCATCCTAGCTGGTGGTGGATCACTTCTTGCTAACCTAGATGTACTTATTAAAGAAAGAACAGGACTACCTGTTGCTCTTGCTGAAGATCCTCTTACATGTGTAGTTCGTGGATGTGGTAAGGCACTTGAGTCAATTGACCTGCTTAAGCAAGTTGCGACTCTTTCTTAA
- a CDS encoding ABC transporter permease produces the protein MKLFLKSLLTLFFAITTIFFALRLTPGDPVERLLGPEAKVEEVQKVRADFGLDKSIPAQYVDFAEGILTFDLGKSYVKKKPVVNLIQEHLSPTLVLALISIILATPIGVIVGVVAAVKKSKLPDTSIRVLTLTLLSFPIFSLAPMLVLVFSIWLGIFPVSQWLSYKHMVIPVVTLVLPLSSVIVRVMRNKYLEEESQLWVLVLNAKGLSSRAVIYRLIKICMPTILNVVAIQLSVVLAGTVITETIFDIPGLGSLLFEAINNRDYPLVQGVIAYSTVIYMLVYVMVDYVNEKLDPRIA, from the coding sequence ATGAAATTATTTTTAAAGTCATTACTGACATTATTTTTTGCCATTACAACAATCTTTTTTGCACTTAGATTAACACCGGGTGATCCTGTCGAAAGACTTTTGGGGCCTGAGGCTAAAGTCGAAGAAGTCCAAAAGGTAAGAGCTGACTTTGGTTTAGATAAAAGTATTCCTGCACAATATGTAGACTTCGCTGAAGGAATTCTTACTTTCGATTTGGGTAAGTCTTATGTTAAGAAAAAGCCTGTTGTTAATTTAATTCAAGAACACTTATCCCCAACACTTGTTCTTGCACTAATATCAATTATTCTAGCGACACCTATTGGAGTAATTGTTGGTGTTGTTGCAGCTGTGAAAAAATCAAAACTTCCAGATACCTCAATAAGAGTTTTAACTCTAACTTTACTTTCATTTCCTATATTTTCTTTAGCACCAATGTTGGTATTAGTATTCTCAATTTGGCTTGGAATCTTTCCAGTATCACAATGGTTGTCTTACAAACATATGGTAATTCCTGTTGTAACACTCGTTCTTCCACTATCATCAGTTATTGTAAGAGTAATGCGAAATAAGTATCTCGAAGAAGAGTCTCAATTATGGGTTCTAGTATTAAACGCAAAAGGTCTTTCAAGTAGGGCCGTGATTTATCGCTTAATAAAGATATGTATGCCAACAATTTTAAATGTTGTAGCAATCCAGTTGTCAGTCGTTTTAGCGGGAACAGTAATCACGGAAACAATTTTTGATATTCCAGGACTTGGCTCATTACTATTTGAAGCAATAAATAATCGCGATTATCCGCTTGTCCAAGGAGTCATTGCTTATTCAACTGTAATTTATATGCTTGTATACGTAATGGTTGATTATGTGAATGAGAAGCTTGATCCGAGGATTGCATAA
- the nagZ gene encoding beta-N-acetylhexosaminidase: protein MNKDLGQLFITGISGKQLSAEEEQFIQKENIGGVILFSHNYESPAQLAELVNNIQSLRDNYPLFIATDHEGGRVQRFKEGFTKIPSMLDVTKKESPKLCFEISQLMSNELLSCGVNLNLGPVCDIFTNPKNSVIGDRAFGKNADDVSKYISAMIRGQQTSGIMSCAKHFPGHGDTLEDSHFKLPIVNKSLDQLREQEFIPFVKAVKARVDMVMMAHLKVDSIDQENICTFSPKAYELIREELKFKKVIITDDMEMKAISEDLSLGEAALKALKAGADLIEYRSFEACRSAYEYVKDAVNSGEFTPQEVSSRYERILELKKKYLSNYSPIYIPDVAGQVGTAENQNLVEQVSQA from the coding sequence ATGAATAAAGATTTAGGTCAATTATTTATAACTGGTATTTCAGGTAAGCAGCTTAGTGCTGAAGAAGAACAGTTTATTCAAAAAGAAAATATCGGTGGTGTTATTCTTTTTTCACATAACTATGAATCTCCTGCACAATTAGCTGAGCTTGTTAATAATATTCAATCACTACGTGATAACTATCCTCTTTTTATCGCTACTGATCATGAGGGTGGTCGTGTTCAACGCTTTAAAGAAGGATTTACTAAAATCCCTTCTATGTTAGATGTTACTAAGAAAGAGTCTCCAAAGCTTTGTTTTGAAATCTCTCAATTAATGTCTAATGAATTATTAAGTTGTGGTGTAAACCTCAATTTAGGGCCTGTTTGTGATATTTTTACAAATCCTAAAAATAGTGTCATTGGTGATCGTGCATTTGGTAAGAATGCTGATGATGTTAGTAAGTATATTTCTGCAATGATTAGGGGACAGCAGACTTCTGGAATTATGTCTTGTGCAAAACATTTCCCCGGACATGGTGATACTCTAGAGGATTCGCATTTTAAACTTCCTATAGTAAATAAATCACTGGATCAATTAAGAGAGCAAGAATTTATACCATTTGTTAAAGCGGTAAAAGCAAGAGTTGACATGGTAATGATGGCGCACCTTAAAGTTGATTCAATTGATCAGGAAAATATATGTACATTTTCTCCTAAGGCCTATGAGCTTATTAGAGAAGAACTTAAATTCAAAAAAGTGATCATTACCGATGATATGGAAATGAAGGCCATTTCTGAAGATCTCTCTCTTGGTGAAGCTGCTCTAAAAGCACTTAAGGCCGGGGCTGATCTTATTGAATATCGTTCATTTGAAGCTTGTCGTAGTGCATATGAGTATGTGAAGGATGCCGTTAATAGTGGAGAATTTACTCCGCAGGAAGTTTCGAGTCGATATGAACGAATTCTTGAACTTAAGAAGAAGTATCTTTCAAATTATTCTCCTATTTATATTCCTGATGTCGCAGGTCAGGTAGGAACAGCGGAGAATCAAAATCTCGTTGAGCAGGTTAGTCAGGCATAG